Proteins from a single region of Thiomicrorhabdus sp. Kp2:
- the yjgA gene encoding ribosome biogenesis factor YjgA, producing the protein MVRPRNVNRVKLKKEIPDWEQEEFESRTDIKKAAQAITDLGEQLSEMTENEIKRLELPQTLSEALLLLKRMDKGPALKRQKLYIGRYLRQDEPLIVEIKEKLAEIEAKKKQQNAHFHKLEKWRDRLVEEGDSALVEFLEFYPQADRQALRQWIRNAQKEQKESKPPKSSREIFKYLKGLEW; encoded by the coding sequence TGGGAGCAAGAGGAGTTTGAAAGTCGTACTGATATTAAGAAAGCGGCTCAGGCGATAACAGATTTAGGTGAACAGCTTTCTGAAATGACTGAGAATGAGATAAAAAGATTAGAACTACCTCAAACTCTGTCTGAAGCGCTTCTTTTATTAAAACGAATGGACAAAGGACCTGCATTAAAGCGTCAAAAGCTTTATATCGGTCGTTACCTCAGGCAGGATGAACCTTTAATTGTTGAAATCAAAGAGAAGTTAGCTGAAATTGAAGCAAAGAAAAAACAGCAGAATGCCCATTTTCATAAATTAGAAAAATGGCGTGATCGTTTAGTTGAAGAGGGTGATTCTGCTTTAGTGGAGTTTTTAGAATTTTACCCTCAAGCAGATCGACAAGCACTAAGACAGTGGATACGTAATGCTCAAAAAGAACAGAAAGAGTCAAAGCCGCCTAAGTCATCCAGAGAAATATTTAAATATTTGAAAGGCTTAGAGTGGTAA